The following are from one region of the Actinoplanes sp. L3-i22 genome:
- a CDS encoding MBL fold metallo-hydrolase: protein MRIRVLGSAAGGGVPQWNCACRVCRQARAEGNFRLQDTAAVSGDGTAWYLINAAPDVRAGILDTPELAPGPGLRDTPELASGPGLRDTPLRGVLLTTAELDHTLGLLSLREAIRLRIYATATVTMALTSVFPVFPTLAQYTGIDVHEVSDGIALDGGLDVQRLTVGTKRPRYARADLSEEGLAEGGSPKVGGSGPKVGESGDGRGLGSCGRGDWVSALRLTDRATKKSLVYATCLPEWTEDFDAFVDGADEVLLDGTFGTEDELTLMTGRPGTARSMGHLPMSVSREHAGRHPGTRFRFSHLNNTNPAVGDDIVADGDLL from the coding sequence ATGAGGATCCGGGTGCTCGGCAGCGCTGCGGGCGGTGGTGTTCCGCAGTGGAACTGTGCTTGCCGGGTTTGCCGGCAGGCTCGTGCTGAAGGAAATTTCCGTCTTCAGGACACGGCCGCTGTGAGTGGCGACGGAACAGCCTGGTACCTGATCAACGCGGCGCCGGACGTGCGGGCCGGCATCCTGGATACGCCGGAACTGGCGCCAGGGCCGGGCTTGCGGGATACGCCGGAACTGGCGTCAGGGCCGGGCTTGCGGGATACACCCCTGCGCGGGGTCTTGCTGACGACGGCCGAGTTGGATCACACGCTGGGATTGCTGAGCCTGCGTGAGGCGATACGCCTGCGGATCTATGCCACGGCGACCGTGACGATGGCCTTGACCAGTGTATTTCCGGTTTTTCCTACCCTCGCCCAGTACACCGGCATCGACGTGCACGAGGTGTCGGACGGGATTGCGTTGGACGGTGGACTCGACGTCCAGCGGCTGACCGTCGGCACGAAGCGTCCGCGATACGCCCGAGCTGACCTCTCGGAAGAGGGCCTTGCGGAGGGCGGCAGTCCAAAGGTCGGCGGGTCCGGTCCGAAGGTCGGCGAATCCGGCGATGGCCGCGGGCTGGGAAGCTGTGGGCGGGGGGACTGGGTTTCCGCGCTGAGACTCACGGATCGCGCGACGAAGAAAAGTTTGGTCTATGCCACCTGTCTTCCGGAGTGGACGGAAGATTTCGACGCGTTCGTCGATGGTGCTGATGAAGTTCTGCTTGACGGGACCTTCGGAACCGAGGACGAGCTGACTTTGATGACCGGGCGGCCGGGTACGGCACGGTCGATGGGACATCTGCCGATGTCTGTGTCGAGAGAGCATGCGGGGCGGCATCCCGGTACGCGTTTTCGGTTCAGTCACCTCAATAACACCAACCCGGCCGTCGGGGACGACATCGTCGCCGACGGCGACTTGCTCTGA
- the pqqE gene encoding pyrroloquinoline quinone biosynthesis protein PqqE, which yields MRPGLANGVRLVHDPVRDVDALLYPEGSLLLDGPAPDIVRACDGRRDVGEILAVLSETYEGVHADDVANLIGELAGRRFLRDGGSAAVAVECADPLAHPSGSHPGSSSGDGAPLPIGMIAELTYRCPLRCGYCSNPVQIDGSELGTATWVDVLDQARALGVLQVHFSGGEPALRPNLPVLAGHARRLGMYTNLVTSGIGLTEAKLAAIDHVQLSIQHADGPAADAIAGFRAHDKKIAAATMIRAAGLPLTVNVVLHASNVDRVKEIATFAFELGAERLELAHTQFYGWGLLNRAALMPTADQVRQANLAADVVREHFAGLLEIVYVEPDYHTGRPKPCMNGWGSRQFAVSPAGAVLPCLAAQQLPGPPAPSVREHRLADIWHRSEIFNRFRGTAWMRSPCRSCDLREVDFGGCRCQAFQLTGDAAATDPACVLSPNHDRLVAITTAAAATSPITPITPITPITPITPITPITLAAPTTPAAPTTPRTPTAEAARVAVIAASTASTAEVAVAAEVAEVAEVAATAMTAAAATAATGRPPMIPRRYA from the coding sequence GTGAGGCCCGGTCTGGCGAACGGCGTGCGCCTCGTCCACGATCCGGTCCGCGACGTGGACGCGCTGCTCTATCCGGAGGGCAGTCTGCTGCTCGACGGGCCGGCCCCGGACATCGTCCGCGCCTGCGACGGGCGACGCGATGTCGGCGAGATCCTCGCGGTTCTTTCCGAGACGTACGAGGGGGTCCACGCCGACGACGTCGCGAACCTCATCGGCGAGTTGGCCGGGCGTCGCTTCCTCCGTGACGGCGGCAGTGCGGCGGTAGCCGTCGAATGCGCCGATCCGCTCGCCCACCCATCCGGCAGCCATCCCGGCAGCTCATCCGGCGATGGGGCGCCGCTGCCGATCGGGATGATTGCCGAGTTGACCTATCGGTGCCCGCTGCGCTGCGGATACTGCTCCAATCCGGTGCAGATCGACGGTTCGGAACTCGGCACGGCGACGTGGGTCGATGTGCTGGATCAGGCGCGGGCGCTCGGGGTCCTGCAGGTGCACTTCTCCGGCGGCGAGCCGGCGCTGCGCCCCAATCTGCCGGTGCTGGCCGGTCACGCACGGCGGCTGGGCATGTACACCAACCTCGTGACCAGCGGCATCGGTTTGACGGAGGCGAAGCTGGCCGCTATTGATCACGTGCAACTGTCGATCCAGCACGCCGATGGCCCGGCGGCGGACGCGATCGCCGGGTTCCGGGCGCACGACAAGAAGATCGCGGCGGCCACCATGATCCGCGCTGCTGGGCTGCCGCTCACGGTCAACGTGGTGCTGCACGCGAGCAACGTGGATCGGGTGAAGGAAATTGCTACCTTCGCGTTCGAGCTCGGAGCCGAGCGCCTCGAACTCGCGCACACCCAGTTCTACGGATGGGGACTGCTCAACCGGGCGGCCCTGATGCCCACCGCCGACCAGGTGCGACAGGCGAATCTGGCGGCTGACGTGGTGCGGGAGCACTTCGCTGGGTTGTTGGAAATTGTCTACGTCGAGCCGGACTATCACACCGGCCGGCCGAAACCGTGCATGAACGGCTGGGGGTCGCGGCAGTTCGCGGTGTCCCCGGCCGGTGCCGTGCTCCCGTGTCTGGCGGCGCAGCAACTGCCCGGGCCTCCGGCGCCGTCGGTCCGGGAGCACCGCCTCGCCGATATCTGGCACCGGTCGGAAATTTTCAACCGCTTCCGGGGTACGGCGTGGATGCGGTCCCCATGTCGGAGCTGTGACCTGCGGGAAGTCGACTTCGGCGGGTGCCGCTGCCAGGCCTTCCAGCTGACCGGGGACGCCGCGGCCACCGATCCGGCATGCGTTCTGTCACCGAATCACGATCGCCTGGTCGCGATAACCACGGCAGCTGCAGCGACTTCGCCGATCACGCCGATCACGCCGATCACGCCGATCACGCCGATCACGCCGATCACGCCGATCACGCTGGCTGCGCCGACCACGCCGGCTGCGCCGACCACACCACGCACGCCGACTGCGGAGGCCGCGAGGGTCGCGGTGATTGCGGCGTCGACTGCGTCGACTGCGGAGGTCGCGGTGGCCGCCGAGGTCGCGGAGGTCGCGGAGGTCGCGGCGACGGCGATGACCGCGGCGGCTGCGACTGCGGCTACCGGGCGGCCGCCGATGATTCCGCGGCGATACGCATGA
- a CDS encoding PQQ-binding-like beta-propeller repeat protein translates to MERRKFLAGATAGAVSAGTVGLGVPGLKETSTVVPKQPPAFGRPGKNFPKVCGDLGNTNHSDLSRITKRTVERLGGAWHVNLEGGSTAQHQQSTPVVQDGVLYVQTTQQNVFAVDGRTGAIKWKTNVGTRTTNMRGVALGAAKVFSTSGSNIVYALDQETGAVVWQRQLITADEDNGNGGSSGTLAGAVVYFDGLVYVGMQGSTGGARGRAYALKASTGEVAWTFWAAPGPGEYGNDTWAGESWKTGGGVPWIHPAIDPELGLVYWTFSGPWPRTDGSSRAGDNLFANSIVALEAKTGKRRWHFQSIHHDIWDLDNVMAPVLADVQVDRRTRKVVVYGSKVGMYYILDRRTGEAVHGMTEKAVPQDVRQKTAPTQPFPGGKPFVPQEPRIDKATRPVPFYETGGLYTPHWDRPVILFPGAGGGADWTQLSFNPHTGWIYVGYGLINSGYSNARDGRVNTSRPLGEYFAGGLAAVDPATNTPVWVKDGEWSLAHGNGILTTGGRVMFQGGPDGVLHAMDDVSGDVLWSFQTGAGVHTSPISYEIDGEQYIAVLAGGNGLPYPDIPKGDHLWAFKLGGTVAPAPTPTPPSKRNDVRVAAVTGTTVTLGRVWNSSTGAPGATENTVAQNTMSPQHLAVSVGTTVTFVNPADNAFAHAAVSFFDDEFDTGVLMPGGSWTHTFTTPGTYFYNDAIFPQSTGKIVVS, encoded by the coding sequence GTGGAACGAAGGAAATTTCTGGCGGGTGCGACTGCGGGGGCGGTCAGCGCGGGCACCGTCGGCCTGGGCGTTCCCGGGCTGAAGGAAACCTCCACCGTCGTACCGAAGCAGCCTCCGGCCTTCGGCCGGCCCGGGAAGAACTTTCCCAAGGTCTGCGGCGACCTGGGGAACACCAACCACTCCGACCTGAGCCGGATCACCAAGCGCACCGTCGAACGCCTCGGCGGCGCCTGGCACGTCAACCTCGAGGGCGGCAGCACCGCCCAGCACCAGCAGAGCACGCCGGTGGTCCAGGACGGCGTCCTGTACGTGCAGACCACGCAGCAGAACGTCTTCGCCGTCGACGGCCGGACCGGCGCGATCAAATGGAAGACCAACGTCGGCACCCGGACGACGAACATGCGCGGGGTCGCGCTCGGCGCGGCGAAGGTCTTCTCCACCAGCGGATCGAACATCGTGTACGCCCTGGACCAGGAGACCGGCGCCGTCGTCTGGCAACGGCAGCTCATCACCGCCGACGAGGACAACGGCAACGGTGGCAGCAGCGGGACGCTGGCCGGCGCGGTGGTCTACTTCGACGGGCTGGTCTACGTCGGGATGCAGGGCAGCACCGGGGGCGCACGCGGACGTGCGTACGCGTTGAAAGCTTCCACCGGTGAGGTGGCCTGGACCTTCTGGGCGGCACCGGGGCCGGGGGAGTACGGCAACGATACGTGGGCCGGCGAGTCGTGGAAGACCGGCGGCGGCGTGCCGTGGATCCATCCCGCCATCGACCCCGAACTGGGGCTGGTCTACTGGACGTTCAGCGGGCCGTGGCCGCGCACCGATGGCTCGTCGCGCGCCGGCGACAACCTGTTCGCGAACTCGATCGTCGCGCTCGAGGCGAAGACCGGGAAGCGGCGCTGGCACTTCCAGTCCATCCACCACGACATCTGGGACCTGGACAACGTGATGGCCCCGGTCCTCGCCGACGTCCAGGTCGACCGGCGTACGCGGAAGGTCGTCGTCTACGGCAGCAAGGTCGGCATGTACTACATCCTCGACCGGCGCACCGGGGAAGCCGTGCATGGGATGACCGAGAAGGCCGTCCCCCAGGACGTACGCCAGAAGACCGCGCCGACCCAGCCGTTCCCCGGCGGGAAGCCGTTCGTGCCGCAGGAGCCGCGGATCGACAAGGCCACCCGGCCGGTGCCGTTCTACGAGACCGGCGGGCTGTACACGCCGCACTGGGACCGGCCGGTGATTCTCTTCCCCGGCGCCGGTGGCGGCGCCGACTGGACGCAACTTTCCTTCAACCCGCACACCGGATGGATCTACGTCGGCTACGGCCTGATCAACTCCGGGTACTCCAACGCGCGGGATGGCCGGGTGAACACCTCCCGGCCGCTGGGGGAGTACTTCGCCGGTGGGCTCGCCGCGGTCGACCCGGCCACCAACACGCCGGTCTGGGTCAAGGACGGCGAGTGGTCACTCGCCCACGGCAACGGCATTCTGACCACCGGCGGCCGGGTGATGTTCCAGGGCGGGCCGGACGGCGTGCTGCACGCCATGGATGACGTCAGCGGTGACGTGCTCTGGAGCTTCCAGACCGGCGCCGGGGTGCACACCAGCCCGATCTCGTACGAGATCGACGGCGAGCAGTACATCGCGGTGCTCGCGGGCGGCAACGGCCTGCCGTACCCGGACATCCCGAAGGGCGACCACCTGTGGGCGTTCAAGCTGGGCGGCACCGTCGCGCCGGCGCCCACTCCGACCCCGCCGTCGAAGCGCAATGACGTGCGCGTCGCCGCGGTCACCGGCACCACCGTCACGCTCGGGCGGGTGTGGAATTCATCGACCGGAGCACCGGGGGCGACGGAGAACACCGTCGCCCAGAACACGATGTCGCCGCAGCACCTGGCCGTATCGGTCGGCACGACGGTAACTTTCGTCAACCCGGCGGACAACGCCTTCGCCCACGCAGCGGTTTCTTTCTTCGACGACGAGTTCGACACGGGTGTGCTGATGCCGGGCGGTTCCTGGACGCACACGTTCACCACACCGGGCACCTATTTCTACAACGACGCCATATTTCCGCAGAGCACGGGCAAGATCGTCGTGTCCTGA
- a CDS encoding ThuA domain-containing protein has translation MARLPRRAVLRGAAATAAATAAATTAGVAAAAPAEAGERHSGGKEPTTKQPITTNIPRGQEQYFDPYYNVVRGQVPASYHPWVSNRQDRVLLYTRTAGPRHAHLGPALAAGLNPPLTAAHVLQNAIVTWLGAVGVGVDWTEDVTQLPGIGSTYKAVVFGSTSRDTLWKHGTAVQPAAAVNTTTGAHLDAGKTALRQYVRAGGGFAGIHNAIGGTEYNWPYYEGLSGGTQYYDHGALRAGTVVTLARDSSTDGLPARWDFKDEWYNWMPFPSRVKFLLAVDESSLATKSGTHPGHGKFHPISWCQYYDGGRSWVTALGHDSAAWTDGSGYVGQAFFKKHIVNGILSAMGNLPFCS, from the coding sequence ATGGCGAGACTTCCCCGGCGCGCGGTCCTGCGGGGCGCCGCCGCGACAGCCGCGGCCACCGCGGCGGCCACGACCGCCGGCGTGGCCGCCGCTGCTCCCGCCGAAGCGGGCGAGCGCCACTCCGGCGGAAAAGAACCGACGACCAAACAGCCGATCACGACGAACATTCCCCGCGGGCAGGAGCAGTACTTCGACCCGTACTACAACGTGGTCCGGGGGCAGGTGCCCGCGTCGTACCACCCGTGGGTGAGCAACCGGCAGGACCGGGTGCTGCTCTACACCCGTACCGCGGGTCCGCGGCACGCGCACCTCGGCCCGGCGCTGGCAGCGGGCCTGAACCCGCCGCTGACCGCGGCCCACGTGCTGCAGAACGCGATCGTCACGTGGCTCGGCGCGGTCGGTGTGGGTGTCGACTGGACCGAGGACGTGACCCAGTTGCCGGGCATCGGCAGCACGTACAAGGCGGTGGTCTTCGGCAGCACCAGCCGGGACACGCTGTGGAAGCACGGCACGGCGGTGCAGCCGGCCGCGGCGGTGAACACCACCACCGGCGCGCACCTGGACGCCGGCAAGACGGCGCTGCGGCAGTACGTACGGGCCGGCGGCGGATTCGCCGGCATCCACAACGCGATCGGCGGGACCGAGTACAACTGGCCCTACTACGAGGGGCTCAGCGGCGGCACCCAGTACTACGACCACGGCGCGTTGCGGGCCGGCACCGTGGTCACGCTCGCCCGGGACTCGTCGACCGACGGACTGCCGGCCCGGTGGGACTTCAAGGACGAGTGGTACAACTGGATGCCCTTCCCGAGCCGGGTGAAGTTCCTGCTCGCCGTGGACGAGTCCAGCCTGGCGACGAAATCCGGCACGCACCCCGGCCACGGAAAGTTCCACCCGATCTCCTGGTGCCAGTACTACGACGGCGGCCGCTCCTGGGTCACCGCGCTCGGGCACGACTCGGCGGCGTGGACCGACGGCTCCGGATACGTGGGGCAGGCCTTCTTCAAGAAGCACATCGTCAACGGGATCCTGTCCGCCATGGGCAACCTCCCGTTCTGCAGCTGA
- a CDS encoding citrate/2-methylcitrate synthase gives MTDTEVADWWGTAVSRIEPDRIELRGIPVQDLIGTTGFGAMIWLMLRGSRPTAGQARLLEAALVAGVDHGPHAPSIAVARIAVTCGVGINNAMASAINTLGDSHGGAGQQCVELLAEIVARSAGAANGSAEPGSSRKPGAKESSAAGNSPTPAADITTELAATETTTAAESFAAETGTAGSPAAQTGTAERAVAETSAAERAFAASSAAGGVAVDDRSATTTARDEAAKAIAYDNNAAAAVADHEVAAQIDEDEAAAPIDDEAAAIAAAEVVAEWRERGIRYLPGFGHRFHTRDPRRDPLLALVDEAVQAGDVEGNFLRAARAVEAVLNRGRARPVPMNIDGATAVIYAELGFPAPLARGLFVLSRSVGVLAHTWEEMGQGRRNKGPIPPAVQPTYLG, from the coding sequence ATGACGGACACCGAGGTCGCTGACTGGTGGGGCACCGCGGTGTCCCGCATCGAGCCGGATCGGATCGAACTGCGTGGCATCCCGGTCCAGGACCTGATCGGGACGACCGGGTTCGGGGCGATGATCTGGCTGATGCTGCGCGGTTCGCGCCCGACCGCCGGACAGGCACGGCTGCTGGAGGCCGCGCTGGTGGCCGGAGTCGATCACGGGCCGCACGCGCCGTCGATCGCGGTCGCCCGGATCGCCGTGACCTGCGGTGTAGGCATCAACAACGCGATGGCCAGCGCGATCAACACGCTCGGCGACTCACACGGCGGCGCCGGCCAGCAGTGCGTCGAGCTGCTGGCGGAAATCGTCGCCCGCTCCGCCGGTGCGGCGAACGGCTCCGCCGAACCCGGCTCGTCCAGGAAGCCCGGCGCGAAGGAAAGCTCCGCCGCCGGAAATTCACCGACACCCGCCGCCGACATCACGACGGAACTTGCCGCCACCGAGACCACGACGGCGGCAGAAAGCTTCGCCGCCGAGACCGGCACGGCTGGAAGCCCCGCCGCACAGACGGGCACGGCAGAACGCGCCGTCGCTGAGACGAGCGCGGCAGAACGCGCCTTTGCTGCGTCCAGTGCTGCGGGAGGCGTGGCTGTTGACGACAGGAGCGCGACGACTACCGCCCGCGACGAGGCGGCGAAGGCGATTGCCTACGACAACAACGCGGCGGCGGCGGTTGCCGACCACGAGGTGGCGGCGCAGATCGACGAGGACGAGGCGGCGGCGCCGATCGACGACGAGGCGGCGGCGATTGCTGCCGCGGAGGTTGTGGCTGAGTGGCGGGAGCGGGGAATCCGGTATCTGCCCGGCTTCGGGCACCGGTTCCATACCAGGGATCCACGCCGGGATCCGCTGCTGGCGTTGGTCGACGAAGCGGTCCAGGCCGGAGATGTCGAAGGAAATTTCCTGCGGGCGGCGCGAGCGGTCGAGGCCGTTCTCAATCGTGGGCGCGCCCGGCCCGTACCGATGAACATCGACGGTGCCACCGCGGTCATCTACGCCGAACTGGGATTTCCCGCGCCGCTGGCACGAGGCCTGTTCGTCCTGAGCCGGAGCGTCGGCGTCCTCGCCCACACCTGGGAGGAGATGGGCCAGGGCCGCCGGAACAAGGGTCCGATCCCGCCCGCCGTCCAGCCGACCTACCTGGGGTGA